In one Juglans regia cultivar Chandler chromosome 11, Walnut 2.0, whole genome shotgun sequence genomic region, the following are encoded:
- the LOC109011493 gene encoding protein PLASTID MOVEMENT IMPAIRED 1 produces MAAELSGGKNANNQLLEELEELSQSLYQSHISTTRRTASLALPRSSVPSIPSADETAPAKIEEKPSNRLRRRMSLSPWRSKPKPNDENENKHIAQIAKQPEVKRLDERAASSAEKKGIWNWKPIRALSHIGMHKLSCLFSVEVVSVQGLPTSMNGLRLSVCVRKKETKDGAVHTMPSRVSQGAADFEETLFVKCHVYCGSGSAGKPLKFEPRPFWIYVFAVDAVELDFGRSSVDLSQLIQESVEKSYEGTRVRQWDTSFNLSGKAKGGELVLKLGFQIMEKDGGIGIYSQAEELRSGKAKNASSFARKQSKTSFSVPSPRLSSRKEPWTPSQTAATAELQGIDDFHLDEPEPEPAPSPSVPKLEEPETKMEDLDLPDFEVVDKGVEVQERQDDADGQSEKSTEAKSVSSEVVKEIVHDQVHLIRLTELDSIAQQIKALESMMGDEKIVKTEEETDSQRLDADEENVTREFLQLLEEEKTSNYKFKQPDEIPPLQLEGAADYTESESKVYLPDLGKGLGCVVQTRDGGYLAAMNPLDTEVARKDSPKLAMQISKPYVLPACQSTSGVELFLRMAAMGFDELSSQIFSLMPLDDLMGKTSEQIAFEGIASAIIQGRNKEGANSSAARTIAAVKLMATAMSTGRKDRISTGIWNVNEEPLTAEEVLAFSMQKIEAMAVEALKIQAEMAEEEAPFDVSPLNSKAATVGNDQNHPLASAVPLEHWIKQQSLATSDGETGDGAADIIIAVMIQLRDPIRRHEAVGGPVIALVQATSAATEADNYDDEKRFKIKNLYVGGLKVRRSGKRNAWDTEKQRLTAMQWLVAHGLGKAGKKGKHVQAKGQDLFWSISSRVMADMWLKPMRNPDVKFAEQ; encoded by the coding sequence ATGGCAGCTGAATTATCCGGCGGGAAGAATGCCAATAATCAGCTCTTGGAAGAACTTGAGGAGCTCAGCCAATCACTTTACCAATCCCATATTTCCACCACTCGAAGAACTGCCTCCCTCGCTCTTCCTCGAAGTTCAGTTCCTTCAATTCCATCCGCTGATGAGACTGCCCCGGCTAAAATCGAGGAGAAACCCAGTAACAGGCTACGAAGACGTATGTCCTTGTCTCCATGGCGTTCCAAGCCAAAGCCTAATGATGAAAACGAGAATAAACATATAGCCCAGATAGCGAAACAGCCGGAGGTCAAGAGGTTGGATGAAAGAGCAGCTTCGTCAGCAGAGAAGAAGGGAATTTGGAACTGGAAACCAATAAGAGCTCTTTCTCATATTGGAATGCATAAATTGAGCTGCTTGTTTTCTGTCGAAGTTGTCTCAGTCCAGGGCCTTCCAACTTCAATGAATGGCCTTCGGCTCTCAGTCTGTGTTAGAAAGAAGGAAACAAAGGATGGAGCGGTTCATACAATGCCATCAAGGGTCTCTCAGGGAGCTGCTGATTTTGAAGAGACCTTGTTCGTAAAGTGCCATGTCTATTGCGGTTCGGGGAGTGCCGGAAAGCCGCTGAAATTTGAGCCACGGCCATTTTGGATATATGTGTTTGCAGTTGATGCTGTGGAGCTTGATTTCGGGAGAAGCTCTGTGGATTTAAGCCAGctaattcaggaatcagtggagAAGAGCTACGAAGGCACACGGGTTCGGCAGTGGGACACAAGTTTCAATCTTTCAGGGAAGGCAAAAGGAGGAGAACTGGTATTGAAACTGGGGTTCCAGATTATGGAGAAAGATGGAGGGATTGGAATCTATAGTCAGGCTGAGGAATTAAGGTCAGGCAAAGCCAAGAATGCTTCTTCTTTTGCACGCAAGCAGTCGAAGACATCCTTCAGTGTTCCCAGTCCAAGGTTGTCAAGCCGAAAGGAACCTTGGACTCCTTCACAGACAGCAGCAACGGCAGAACTTCAAGGAATTGATGATTTTCATCTCGACGAGCCAGAGCCAGAGCCAGCTCCCTCTCCCTCTGTTCCAAAGTTGGAAGAACCAGAAACAAAGATGGAAGATCTTGATCTTCCTGACTTTGAAGTCGTGGATAAAGGCGTTGAGGTTCAAGAACGACAGGATGATGCAGACGGGCAATCCGAAAAGTCTACTGAAGCAAAATCAGTTTCAAGCGAGGTTGTCAAAGAGATTGTGCATGATCAGGTACATCTCATAAGATTGACCGAACTTGATTCAATTGCTCAACAAATAAAAGCGCTCGAGTCTATGATGGGAGACGAAAAAATTGTCAAGACAGAGGAAGAAACAGATTCGCAAAGACTGGACGCAGACGAAGAAAACGTGACAAGGGAATTTCTTCAGTTGCTTGAGGAGGAGAAAACTAGCAATTATAAATTCAAGCAACCTGATGAAATTCCCCCTCTCCAGCTTGAAGGAGCCGCGGATTATACAGAATCCGAATCCAAAGTGTACCTCCCAGATCTTGGCAAGGGCTTAGGCTGTGTGGTCCAAACAAGGGATGGAGGCTACTTAGCTGCCATGAATCCTCTTGATACTGAAGTTGCGAGGAAAGACTCTCCAAAGCTAGCCatgcaaatatcaaaaccatATGTCTTGCCGGCATGTCAATCCACAAGTGGGGTTGAATTGTTCCTGAGGATGGCAGCTATGGGGTTTGATGAACTTAGCTCTCAGATCTTTTCTCTGATGCCCTTGGATGATCTGATGGGTAAAACTTCAGAACAGATAGCTTTTGAAGGAATTGCTTCTGCAATCATCCAAGGGAGAAACAAGGAAGGCGCTAACTCAAGTGCTGCTCGTACAATCGCTGCGGTAAAGCTCATGGCAACCGCGATGAGTACAGGTAGGAAAGACAGGATTTCGACTGGGATTTGGAATGTGAATGAGGAACCATTAACAGCAGAGGAGGTTCTGGCATTCTCGATGCAGAAGATCGAGGCCATGGCAGTCGAAGCTCTGAAAATTCAGGCCGAAATGGCCGAGGAAGAAGCTCCATTTGACGTTTCTCCACTCAATAGCAAGGCTGCTACTGTTGGAAATGATCAAAACCATCCCCTGGCTTCTGCTGTGCCACTTGAGCATTGGATAAAACAACAGAGCTTGGCTACTTCTGATGGCGAGACAGGAGATGGAGCGGCAGATATCATAATAGCAGTGATGATCCAGTTGAGGGATCCAATAAGGCGGCACGAGGCAGTTGGAGGGCCTGTGATTGCACTTGTTCAAGCCACTAGTGCGGCAACCGAGGCAGATAACTATGATGATGAAAAgagattcaaaataaaaaatttgtacgTTGGGGGTTTGAAGGTAAGGAGGAGTGGGAAAAGAAATGCATGGGATACAGAGAAACAGAGGCTGACAGCAATGCAGTGGCTGGTTGCACATGGATTGGGGAAAGCagggaagaaaggaaaacatGTGCAGGCAAAAGGGCAAGATTTGTTTTGGAGCATTTCCTCACGAGTGATGGCCGACATGTGGCTCAAACCCATGAGAAACCCAGACGTCAAGTTTGCAGAACAGTAG
- the LOC109011495 gene encoding protein MULTIPLE CHLOROPLAST DIVISION SITE 1: protein MASTGTLQFHPISFRPVWGSKRSKLVELRADIGLSSGRPSRSRLKIHRKLFVLRAVTDSSSCGGEDHSDRDEAVVKSERIAVIVKDRVTKFQGIISSSPPVVFVMNRYRGSNFAIGLCIVTAFLVIGVRLYATRKSRDSHPGSVADLVRRGQLRSDRRGISRPLKYEDPFNNPLVKVGKGNSTIEVCGKVYRLAPVTLTEEQQAIHQKRRSRAYQWKRPTIFLKEGELVPPDVDPDTIRWIPANHPFATTTSDIDEDLAQNNVYQKHGVPFRIQAEHEALQRKLEALQTEQKFNNLVIDPRNAKDFERPFKDQSRSDEQVEQSSNNQTGDSMPPKSNCAPISFESNPSSEETQKL from the exons ATGGCATCAACCGGAACTCTTCAATTCCATCCCATTTCTTTCCGG CCAGTTTGGGGTTCGAAGCGTTCGAAATTAGTTGAACTCAGAGCAGATATTGGGCTAAGTAGTGGTAGGCCGAGCCGAAGCCGACTAAAGATCCACCGGAAGTTGTTTGTACTGAGAGCGGTTACCGATTCTTCAAGTTGCGGGGGAGAGGACCACAGTGACCGAGATGAGGCGGTGGTTAAGAGTGAGAGAATTGCCGTGATTGTAAAAGACCGGGTAACCAAATTTCAAGGGATAATCAGCTCTTCCCCTCCCGTTGTTTTCGTG ATGAATAGATACAGAGGGAGTAATTTTGCTATAGGTTTATGTATTGTGACTGCATTTTTGGTAATCGGTGTAAGATTATATGCCACAAGGAAGTCAAGGGACAGCCATCCTGGCTCTGTAGCTGATCTTGTCAGACGTGGCCAGCTAAGATCTGATAGAAGAGGCAT TTCAAGGCCTCTAAAGTATGAAGATCCATTCAATAATCCGTTGGTGAAAGTTGGGAAGGGCAATTCAACCATCGAAGTGTGTGGAAAGGTTTATCGGTTAGCCCCAGTAACTTTGACCGAAGAGCAACAAGCTATCCACCAGAAGAGGAGGTCACGAGCATACCAGTGGAAGAGACCtacaatttttcttaaagaagGGGAATTGGTGCCTCCTGATGTTGACCCTGATACGATTAGATGGATTCCTGCAAATCATCCTTTTGCAACGACAACTAGCGACATTGATGAAGACTTAGCACAAAATAATGTGTATCAAAAGCATGGTGTTCCATTCCGTATTCAAGCTGAGCATGAGGCATTACAGAGAAAGCTTGAAGCACTACAAACG GAgcaaaaattcaataatttagTGATAGATCCTAGAAATGCTAAAGATTTTGAGAGACCGTTCAAGGACCAGTCAAGGTCAGATGAGCAAGTAGAACAGAGCTCTAATAATCAAACGGGTGATTCAATGCCTCCCAAATCTAATTGTGCCCCAATTTCATTTGAAAGCAACCCATCCTCCGAGGAAACGCAGAAGCTTTAA
- the LOC109011497 gene encoding RING-H2 finger protein ATL80-like: MTRPFRFLGQASSSNATAIESVDSVTVDSDFVVILAALLCALICVLGLVAVARCAWLRRLSTSRAVASATDSSSPETETASTAPSSAVAAASLANKGLKKKILMSLPKLTFTAESAAKFSSSECAICLSEFAAGDEILVLPQCGHAFHVACIQTWLGSHSSCPSCRQILVVARCHKCGVPQAEARFKERVDHANRFLP; encoded by the coding sequence ATGACTCGTCCGTTCCGGTTCCTCGGTCAGGCCAGCTCTTCCAACGCCACCGCGATCGAGTCCGTCGACTCGGTCACTGTCGACTCCGACTTCGTGGTGATCCTCGCTGCCCTTCTCTGCGCCCTCATCTGCGTCCTAGGCCTTGTCGCCGTGGCTCGCTGCGCCTGGCTCCGACGCCTCTCCACCTCTCGAGCTGTCGCCTCCGCCACCGATTCTTCTTCGCCTGAAACCGAAACGGCGTCGACTGCTCCGTCTTCGGCGGTGGCGGCGGCTTCTTTGGCCAACAAAGGCCTCAAGAAGAAGATCCTCATGTCCCTCCCGAAGCTCACCTTCACTGCCGAGTCCGCCGCTAAATTCTCCTCCTCCGAGTGCGCGATCTGTCTGTCCGAGTTTGCTGCCGGCGACGAGATCCTCGTGCTTCCTCAGTGCGGCCACGCCTTCCACGTGGCGTGCATCCAGACGTGGCTCGGGTCGCATTCCTCTTGCCCCTCCTGCCGCCAGATCTTGGTGGTCGCCAGGTGTCATAAGTGCGGTGTACCTCAAGCCGAGGCCAGATTCAAGGAGCGAGTAGACCATGCCAATAGGTTCTTGCCTTAA
- the LOC109011498 gene encoding outer envelope pore protein 21, chloroplastic-like produces METSLRFGADSKALRIHAKEKLPIDSKTYLQIHGELDTKFGAPTYFSAVMRHFYPNLSASLGVGLQYTKREKLRYSVRGKKSFPVTTNGLLSFNIKGRCDVDNEFKERKSTGAAEFTWSLFNFQKDQDVRVKLGYEVLEKVPYLQIRENNWTFNADVNGRWNVRYDL; encoded by the exons ATGGAGACCTCTCTCAGATTCGGTGCAGATTCCAAAGCTCTAAGAATCCACGCCAAGGAAAAGCTCCCCATCGACTCCAAAACCTACCTGCAG ATACATGGAGAGCTAGATACAAAGTTTGGAGCTCCGACCTATTTTAGTGCGGTGATGAGACACTTCTACCCAAAT TTATCAGCCAGCCTTGGCGTTGGATTGCAATATACTAAGCGAGAGAAGCTACGGTATAGTGTACGTGGAAAAAAGTCATTTCCTGTCACAACTAATGGCCTGTTAAGCTTCAATATCAAGGGGCGATGTGATGTGGACAACGAATTTAAAGAG AGGAAGTCAACTGGAGCTGCTGAATTCACTTGGAGTTTATTCAATTTTCAGAAGGACCAAGATGTTAGGGTGAAACTTGGTTATGAAGTGCTTGAAAAG GTTCCATATCTGCAGATCAGGGAAAACAATTGGACGTTCAATGCCGATGTTAATGGTAGATGGAATGTGAGATATGACTTGTGA
- the LOC109011501 gene encoding dolichyl-diphosphooligosaccharide--protein glycosyltransferase subunit 1A-like, with protein sequence MGFRFDLLLFTIALLSVPVLSDLILSRVDRRIDLTSQVVRITSTLKVENAGSDLVSEVLLAFPDSQAKHLAYLSASSTEGKGKAKGSAVSFPVEIVHPKGMPPALTFYSVSLPKGLGKGDSLTLDVLAVFKGALQPFPEKITQADIQLVVFYETAYYLSPYVVKVQSLSVKLPDARIESFTKIENTKIHGSEIKYGPYENLPPFSYSPIVVHFEANQPFAIAQELVREIEISHWGNVQVTEHYNLVHGGAESKGEFSRLDFQARPHVRGASAIRHLVAKLPPRVHSIYYRDEIGNISTSNLWGDHKKTEMVIEPRYPMFGGWRTAFTIGYSLPLQDFLFQSEGKRYVNISFGSPVNEVVIDTLIVKVVLPEGSTDISVSAPFSVKQGQETKVSHLDLVGRPVVVLEKTNVVPEHNQHFQVYYKFSSLSMLMEPLMLISGFFFIFVACIVYMHVDLSISKSSPSYLAKLQWDEVQAAVQQVRNIINRCLMIHDKLEASLRDLSRTGDVQACKSARKALDGLLKDLSKDLKPLLASLQSSQQAVQILPKVEELVGKERDLQERMMAKHSAVVDSYEKKSSGREIENRVALQQQKITALRQEVDDLLDLIDEI encoded by the exons ATGGGGTTTAGGTTCGATCTGCTTCTGTTTACGATCGCTTTACTATCAGTCCCCGTGCTATCCGATCTGATCCTGTCCAGGGTTGACAGACGC ATTGATTTGACATCGCAAGTTGTGCGTATCACTTCAACATTAAAG GTGGAGAATGCAGGGAGTGATTTGGTTTCTGAGGTTTTATTGGCCTTTCCTGATAGCCAGGCAAAACATTTGGCATATTTGTCAGCATCATCTACTGAAGGGAAAGGAAAAGCAAAAGGGTCTGCTGTAAGCTTCCCTGTTGAAATTGTCCACCCCAAAGGGATGCCTCCTGCCTTGACTTTCTACTCAGTATCTTTACCTAAGGGTCTGGGTAAGGGAGACAGCTTAACTTTGGATGTCTTGGCTGTTTTTAAGGGTGCATTGCAACCATTTCCAGAGAAAATTACCCAGGCTGATATACAGCTCGTTGTTTTCTATGAGACTGCATACTATCTCTCTCCTTATGTGGTTAAGGTCCAATCACTCAGTGTAAAACTGCCCGATGCAAGAATTgaatcttttacaaaaatagaaaacacaAAGATCCATGGTTCTGAGATTAAGTACGGTCCTTACGAGAATCTTCCACCCTTTTCTTACTCACCTATAGTTGTTCATTTTGAGGCAAATCAACCCTTTGCAATTGCTCAGGAGTTGGTACGGGAGATCGAGATTTCCCACTGGGGCAATGTGCAGGTGACAGAGCATTACAATCTCGTCCATGGCGGTGCTGAAAGCAAGGGGGAGTTTTCTAG GCTTGACTTTCAGGCCAGGCCCCATGTAAGAGGTGCATCAGCCATTAGGCACCTTGTTGCAAAATTGCCTCCAAGAGttcattctatttattatagGGATGAAATTGGTAACATTTCAACCTCTAATTTATGGGGTGACCATAAGAAG ACAGAAATGGTAATTGAACCTAGGTATCCAATGTTTGGTGGTTGGAGAACGGCCTTTACCATTGGATACAGCTTGCCACTTCAGGACTTCTTATTTCAGTCAGAGGGAAAGCGCTACGTTAACATCTCTTTTGGTTCCCCTGTGAATGAGGTGGTCATTGACACTCTCATTGTGAAg GTTGTTTTGCCCGAGGGTTCTACAGATATCTCAGTATCTGCTCCATTTTCTGTGAAACAAGGCCAGGAG ACAAAAGTTTCCCACTTGGATCTTGTTGGTAGACCAGTTGTTGTGCTGGAGAAGACCAATGTTGTGCCAGAACATAATCAGCATTTCCAG GTCTATTATAAGTTCAGCAGTCTCTCCATGCTTATGGAGCCACTGATGTTGATTTctggatttttctttattttcgtTGCCTGCATTGTGTACATGCATGTGGATTTGTCAATCTCCAAGTCTTCTCCATCTTATTTGGCAAAGTTGCAGTGGGATGAG GTGCAAGCAGCCGTTCAGCAGGTCCGAAATATCATCAACCGATGCTTAATGATACATGATAAGCTGGAGGCATCATTACGTGATCTTTCAAGGACGGGAGATGTTCAAGCTTGTAAATCTGCTCGGAAAGCACTAGATGGTTTGTTGAAAGATCTCTCAAAAGATTTGAAGCCCTTACTGGCATCTTTGCAATCTTCACAGCAGGCTGTTCAGATCTTACCCAAG GTGGAGGAGCTGGTTGGCAAGGAGAGAGATTTGCAAGAGAGGATGATGGCGAAACATTCAGCCGTGGTAGACAGCTATGAGAAGAAGTCTAGCGGACGGGAAATTGAGAATCGAGTTGCGTTGCAGCAGCAGAAAATTACAGCCTTGAGGCAGGAGGTCGATGATCTTCTTGATCTCATTGACGAGAtatga
- the LOC109011496 gene encoding peptidyl-prolyl cis-trans isomerase FKBP18, chloroplastic-like isoform X1, translating into MASFRSLDEYTVTHLLQLCAKPISNQAQFPKQAVLPLPISRRSAILISSLPFGLLVSHSPPSEARERRNKKTIPLEDYLTSPEGLKYYDVVEGKGPIAEKGSTVQVHFDCMYRGITAVSSRESKLLAGNRIISQPYEFKVGAPPGKERKREFADNPNGLFSAQAAPKPPLAMYLITEGMKVGGKRTVIVPPETGYGQKGMNEIPPGATFELNVELLQVLQPEGK; encoded by the exons ATGGCTTCCTTTAGGAGCTTGGACGAATATACCGTTACTCATCTTCTTCAACTCTGTGCAAAACCCATCAGCAACCAGGCACAGTTTCCAAAGCAAGCTGTTCTTCCATTACCCATTTCGAGAAGGTCCGCGATCCTGATTTCCTCGCTGCCTTTCGGCCTCCTCGTTTCACACTCTCCACCTTCTGAGGCCAGAGAGCGCCGCAACAAGAAGACCATCCCTCTTGAGGACTACCTCACTAGCC CTGAGGGATTAAAGTACTATGATGTGGTTGAGGGGAAGGGTCCAATAGCTGAAAAGGGATCAACAGTTCAG GTACACTTTGACTGCATGTACCGTGGGATTACAGCTGTGTCAAGTAGAGAATCGAAACTCTTAGCTGGAAACCGTATTATTTCCCAG CCATATGAATTCAAAGTTGGAGCTCCTCCAGGCAAAGAAAGGAAGCGTGAATTTGCAGACAACCCAAATGGTCTATTTTCTGCGCAGGCTGCTCCAAAACCACCACTGGCTATGTACTTGATAACTGAGGGAATGAAAGTAGGGGGAAAG CGAACTGTGATTGTTCCTCCAGAGACTGGGTATGGACAAAAGGGGATGAACGAGATCCCA CCTGGAGCCACATTTGAACTAAATGTTGAGCTTTTGCAAGTATTACAGCCTGAAGGAAAGTGA
- the LOC109011496 gene encoding peptidyl-prolyl cis-trans isomerase FKBP18, chloroplastic-like isoform X2 gives MASFRSLDEYTVTHLLQLCAKPISNQAQFPKQAVLPLPISRRSAILISSLPFGLLVSHSPPSEARERRNKKTIPLEDYLTSPEGLKYYDVVEGKGPIAEKGSTVQVHFDCMYRGITAVSSRESKLLAGNRIISQPYEFKVGAPPGKERKREFADNPNGLFSAQAAPKPPLAMYLITEGMKVGGKRTVIVPPETGYGQKGMNEIPSSQEKSMIMSWPGSLSLL, from the exons ATGGCTTCCTTTAGGAGCTTGGACGAATATACCGTTACTCATCTTCTTCAACTCTGTGCAAAACCCATCAGCAACCAGGCACAGTTTCCAAAGCAAGCTGTTCTTCCATTACCCATTTCGAGAAGGTCCGCGATCCTGATTTCCTCGCTGCCTTTCGGCCTCCTCGTTTCACACTCTCCACCTTCTGAGGCCAGAGAGCGCCGCAACAAGAAGACCATCCCTCTTGAGGACTACCTCACTAGCC CTGAGGGATTAAAGTACTATGATGTGGTTGAGGGGAAGGGTCCAATAGCTGAAAAGGGATCAACAGTTCAG GTACACTTTGACTGCATGTACCGTGGGATTACAGCTGTGTCAAGTAGAGAATCGAAACTCTTAGCTGGAAACCGTATTATTTCCCAG CCATATGAATTCAAAGTTGGAGCTCCTCCAGGCAAAGAAAGGAAGCGTGAATTTGCAGACAACCCAAATGGTCTATTTTCTGCGCAGGCTGCTCCAAAACCACCACTGGCTATGTACTTGATAACTGAGGGAATGAAAGTAGGGGGAAAG CGAACTGTGATTGTTCCTCCAGAGACTGGGTATGGACAAAAGGGGATGAACGAGATCCCA TCTAGCCAAGAAAAATCCATGATTATGTCTTGGCCAGGCTCCCTAAGCCTATTGTGA
- the LOC109011492 gene encoding MLO-like protein 9, whose translation MAGGGGITHVRELDQTPTWAVAVVCAVIILISIILEKVLHMVGEWFQERKKKALFEALEKIKGELMVLGFISLLLTFGQSFISSMCIPMKFADTMLPCPLRGGGDHQKPKPEPETGEGEHHRRLLWHERRHLAGGGAGPVCKLGHVPLISVNGLHQLHIFIFFLAAFHVIYSAITMLLGRLKIRGWKDWERESTHDPEFINDPTRFRLTHETSFVKDHTSFWTKSPFSFYFVCFFRQFFRSVRMADYLTLRHGFITVHLAPGSKFDFQKYIKRSLEDDFKEVVGISPLLWASMVFFMLVNVNGSYAMVWVSILPLVMVLSVGTKLQAIITEMALEIIERHAVVQGIPLVQVSDKHFWFSWPRLILYLIHFVLFQNAFEITYFLWIWYEFGLRSCFHENFNLIILRVVLGVGVQFMCSYITLPLYALVTQMGSTMKRSIFDEQTSKALKQWHKKAVKKKNDGKGSSPPRTLGGTPRDSPLPSPHDHAHPGNQFSDVEADGPSSKKTADIMASVDLSREQKSTNNDGFGDLLSGP comes from the exons ATGGCCGGAGGCGGAGGTATCACTCATGTAAGGGAGCTCGATCAGACGCCCACTTGGGCCGTCGCAGTAGTTTGCGCAGTTATCATTTTGATTTCAATAATTTTGGAGAAAGTTCTTCATATGGTTGGAGAG TGgtttcaagaaagaaaaaagaaagctttgTTTGAAGCTCTCGAGAAAATAAAAGGCG AGCTTATGGTTTTAGGATTTATATCTTTACTCTTGACATTTGGGCAAAGCTTCATTTCTAGCATGTGTATTCCCATGAAGTTTGCAGATACAATGTTACCGTGCCCCCTAAGAGGAGGGGGTGACCATCAGAAACCAAAACCAGAGCCTGAAACGGGAGAAGGGGAACATCATCGCAGGCTTCTATGGCATGAGCGTAGACATCTAGCTGGTGGGGGCGCAGGTCCAGTTTGCAAGCTG GGGCACGTGCCACTTATATCTGTGAATGGTTTACATCAGTTACACATCTTCATATTCTTTTTAGCAGCCTTCCATGTGATATACAGTGCCATAACAATGCTGCTGGGAAGATTAAAG ATTCGTGGGTGGAAGGACTGGGAACGGGAGAGTACTCATGATCCTGAATTCATAAATG ATCCTACAAGATTCAGGCTTACTCATGAGACATCATTCGTAAAGGATCATACTAGTTTCTGGACTAAATCACCGTTCTCCTTCTACTTT GTCTGCTTCTTTCGACAATTCTTCAGGTCTGTTCGTATGGCTGACTACTTGACTTTGCGACATGGATTTATTACT GTTCATTTGGCACCTGGAAGTAAGTTTgactttcaaaaatatataaaaaggtcATTAGAAGATGACTTTAAGGAAGTCGTGGGAATCAG TCCACTATTATGGGCTTCCATGGTGTTCTTTATGCTAGTTAATGTTAATG GATCGTATGCTATGGTTTGGGTGTCAATACTTCCTCTAGTT ATGGTATTATCAGTTGGGACAAAGCTTCAAGCTATAATAACAGAAATGGCTCTTGAAATCATAGAAAGGCATGCTGTAGTCCAAGGAATACCGCTTGTACAAGTTTCTGACAAGCATTTTTGGTTCAGTTGGCCTCGATTAATTCTTTATCTCATCCATTTTGTCTTGTTCCAG AATGCATTCGAGATAACATATTTCCTTTGGATATGG TACGAGTTTGGCTTGAGATCTTGTTTTCATGAGAATTTCAATCTTATTATTCTAAGAGTTGTCCTTGG GGTGGGAGTCCAATTTATGTGCAGCTACATCACTCTTCCTCTGTATGCCCTTGTTACTCAG ATGGGATCAACCATGAAGAGGTCAATTTTTGATGAACAAACTTCCAAGGCCCTAAAGCAGTGGCATAAAAAAGCtgtaaagaagaagaatgacGGGAAAGGATCATCTCCACCTCGGACTTTGGGTGGAACCCCTCGTGACTCGCCTTTGCCCTCCCCACATGATCATGCGCATCCTGGCAACCAATTTTCTGATGTGGAAGCAGACGGGCCTTCTTCTAAGAAAACAGCAGACATCATGGCAAGCGTGGACCTTTCTAGGGAACAGAAATCCACCAATAATGATGGCTTCGGTGACCTATTAAGTGGGCCATGA